One Candidatus Woesearchaeota archaeon DNA window includes the following coding sequences:
- a CDS encoding type II/IV secretion system ATPase subunit yields MALFEKQKEEFSYEIIREGEDNILKIDCENLSISPSIEDSPIVMAKTMERLIEVSDVTKIVFSQKRDYEYDYTQTLMLQEIAKIYNSLVKQKQLFSYHAMHYGGESPRELDERYTEMQRIIFHLLKSDPLGAYVELKRALRREEIKMEKLVDPRALDSEKKYLALINQLIGLLDKTKMIIITKPYLPGYVIGNRDQYRKIFTPTIKPDFMFTKLMANYPANGEEIDNYTVGFDTEITIFKFPDSVQYLYHMVPPEFKLSEEKYEILDMARRIMAEHKPKKSEFVDPQRMRQVFLNVGMDLLEELVNYRNVEMSQDEIKELGNILVRYTVGFGLIEVLLSDEKIQDISINSPMGQIPIFLVHADFDDCKTNIIPTTSEAESWASKLRMISGRPLDEANPILDTELELPGASTRVAVISPPLNPTGLAYSFRRHRDRPWTLPLFMKTKMITPLAGGLLSFLIDGTRTMLICGTRSSGKSSFLSALLVEIMRRYRIITIEDTLELPTGSLRKLGFNIQPMKVASALSKSTGELTATDGIRATLRLGDSALIVGEVRSKEAIALYEAMRVGAAANTVAGTIHGDSPYGIYDRVVNDIGVPKTSFKATDICIIATPIKTADGLHKYRRVTQITEVGKLWEDDPLTENAFRDLMKYNAKTDQIEPTDDLITGESEILKTIAGNIKDFAGDWDAVWHNILLRSKCKETQWKMADKVGDQELLEAPFTIQCNDKMHVLTEVIKEETGTINPKRIYEEWELWLKREIRKREMQKGDVKLAL; encoded by the coding sequence ATGGCACTATTCGAGAAGCAAAAAGAGGAGTTCAGCTATGAGATAATAAGAGAAGGAGAAGACAACATACTGAAGATAGACTGTGAAAACCTCAGCATATCACCGAGCATAGAAGATTCTCCGATAGTCATGGCAAAGACCATGGAGAGACTCATAGAAGTCTCTGATGTCACAAAGATCGTATTCTCACAGAAAAGGGACTATGAATATGACTACACCCAGACCCTGATGCTCCAGGAGATAGCGAAGATATACAACAGCCTGGTCAAGCAGAAACAGCTCTTCAGCTACCACGCGATGCACTATGGCGGGGAGTCGCCAAGAGAGCTGGATGAAAGGTACACCGAGATGCAGAGGATAATATTCCATCTGCTGAAAAGCGACCCACTCGGAGCATATGTCGAGCTGAAAAGAGCCCTCCGAAGGGAAGAGATAAAGATGGAGAAGCTGGTGGATCCGAGAGCACTGGACTCAGAGAAAAAATACCTGGCGCTCATAAACCAGCTGATAGGGCTGCTCGACAAGACAAAGATGATCATAATAACAAAGCCATACCTCCCAGGCTATGTGATAGGCAACAGGGACCAGTACAGGAAGATATTCACGCCGACAATAAAGCCGGACTTCATGTTCACAAAGCTCATGGCAAACTATCCGGCAAACGGGGAGGAGATAGACAACTACACAGTCGGATTCGACACAGAGATCACAATCTTCAAGTTCCCGGACTCTGTACAATACCTCTATCACATGGTGCCCCCAGAGTTCAAGCTGTCAGAAGAGAAATACGAGATACTCGACATGGCAAGGAGGATAATGGCAGAGCATAAGCCGAAGAAATCAGAATTCGTGGATCCGCAGAGGATGAGACAGGTCTTCCTGAATGTAGGCATGGACCTCCTCGAAGAGCTCGTCAACTACAGGAATGTGGAGATGAGCCAGGACGAGATAAAAGAGCTCGGAAACATCCTCGTCAGATACACGGTCGGCTTCGGCCTGATAGAAGTCCTGCTGTCTGATGAGAAGATCCAGGACATCTCAATAAACTCGCCGATGGGCCAGATACCCATATTCCTGGTGCACGCAGACTTCGACGACTGCAAGACAAACATCATACCTACGACAAGCGAAGCAGAATCATGGGCATCCAAGCTCAGGATGATATCCGGAAGGCCCCTCGACGAGGCAAACCCCATCCTTGACACAGAACTCGAGCTGCCAGGGGCCAGCACAAGGGTGGCAGTCATCTCGCCTCCCCTGAACCCCACAGGGCTCGCATACTCATTCAGGCGACACAGGGACAGGCCATGGACACTGCCCCTCTTCATGAAAACCAAGATGATCACACCGCTCGCAGGAGGACTGCTATCCTTCCTCATAGACGGGACAAGAACAATGCTCATATGCGGGACAAGGAGCTCTGGAAAATCATCGTTCCTCAGCGCACTCCTGGTAGAGATAATGAGGAGATACAGGATAATCACAATAGAGGACACGCTCGAGCTTCCGACAGGATCGCTCAGGAAGCTCGGATTCAACATACAGCCCATGAAAGTCGCGTCAGCATTGTCAAAATCAACAGGAGAACTCACAGCAACAGACGGCATAAGAGCAACACTCAGGCTTGGAGACAGCGCACTGATCGTCGGAGAGGTCAGGAGCAAGGAAGCGATTGCACTCTATGAAGCCATGAGGGTGGGGGCAGCAGCAAACACAGTAGCAGGGACGATCCATGGAGATTCACCCTATGGGATATATGACAGGGTGGTCAATGACATCGGGGTGCCGAAGACAAGCTTCAAGGCGACAGACATCTGCATAATCGCGACACCTATCAAGACAGCAGACGGACTGCACAAGTACAGGAGAGTCACACAGATAACTGAAGTCGGCAAGCTATGGGAAGATGATCCCCTCACTGAAAATGCTTTCAGGGACCTAATGAAATACAACGCGAAGACAGACCAGATAGAGCCCACTGACGACCTGATAACAGGGGAGAGCGAGATACTCAAGACTATCGCAGGAAACATAAAGGACTTTGCAGGAGACTGGGATGCAGTCTGGCACAACATACTGCTCAGGTCAAAATGCAAAGAGACGCAGTGGAAGATGGCAGACAAAGTCGGGGATCAGGAACTGCTTGAAGCGCCATTCACAATACAATGCAATGACAAGATGCATGTGCTGACAGAAGTCATAAAGGAAGAGACAGGAACAATAAATCCCAAAAGGATATATGAGGAGTGGGAGCTCTGGCTGAAGCGCGAGATACGCAAGAGAGAGATGCAGAAAGGGGATGTGAAACTGGCCCTATGA